The following are encoded together in the Bradyrhizobium sp. CCGUVB1N3 genome:
- a CDS encoding bifunctional 3-(3-hydroxy-phenyl)propionate/3-hydroxycinnamic acid hydroxylase codes for MAQTDFDVAVIGYGPTGLTAASLLGQLGHRVLVVERWPSLYGLPRLTHIDGEIARLLSFVCDIEEALRDSSPIESYIFYNAKGKRLVDVVDIPSQPMGFPAHISIHQPDIEAAIDRRVRSLRNVTVRQGVELTGLKISAGKVELALRAGDAAETAHASYVFAADGARSFVRAALGIERDDSGFNERWLNIDGERKRPLPASFEETKQYCDPARGHMFLPIGANRQRFEFALLPDEDTDEMERVESAWRILKQYHDVGPDDLRIIMQIVYTFECRMAQSWRSGPVFLGGDAAHTMPPYLGQGACSGIRDAANFAWKLDLVLRNVASPEVLESYEPERRPHVAHIMRTAVMLGKIANAHSRTVAFFRDLAFRFNLFPPFPSLSAGIIQDDRRGAWGKAVGSALPQGRVRIGGRIARLDDQVGYSFALIAERNPAAILGPSRMGFLRSLGCRAFTLADDAGAGVERMLDIDGTYSSCLAGKNAAAMVTRPDTNLFGFAAGLKDVADLVENLQQKLSWHATALAA; via the coding sequence TTGGCTCAGACCGACTTCGATGTGGCCGTCATCGGATATGGGCCGACGGGCCTGACGGCGGCATCGCTCCTGGGGCAGCTCGGCCACCGCGTCCTGGTCGTCGAGCGATGGCCCTCTCTCTATGGTCTTCCGCGATTGACGCACATCGATGGAGAGATCGCGAGGCTGCTCAGCTTCGTATGCGACATCGAGGAGGCGCTCAGGGACTCATCGCCGATCGAGTCCTACATTTTCTATAACGCGAAAGGGAAGCGGCTGGTCGATGTCGTCGATATTCCTAGCCAGCCGATGGGATTTCCGGCGCATATTTCGATTCATCAGCCTGATATCGAGGCGGCGATCGACCGCAGGGTGCGCAGCTTGCGGAATGTAACGGTGCGCCAGGGGGTGGAGCTCACCGGCTTGAAGATTTCAGCCGGCAAGGTCGAACTCGCGCTAAGGGCGGGCGACGCCGCGGAAACCGCGCACGCGAGCTACGTCTTTGCGGCCGATGGTGCCAGGAGCTTCGTGAGGGCCGCGCTCGGGATTGAGCGCGACGACTCCGGCTTCAACGAGCGCTGGCTCAATATCGACGGGGAGCGCAAGCGGCCGCTTCCCGCAAGCTTCGAAGAAACCAAGCAGTATTGCGACCCGGCACGAGGCCACATGTTCCTGCCGATCGGCGCAAATCGGCAGCGGTTCGAATTTGCGCTGCTGCCGGACGAGGACACTGACGAGATGGAGCGGGTAGAGAGCGCGTGGAGAATCTTGAAGCAATATCACGATGTCGGCCCGGACGACCTTCGGATCATCATGCAGATCGTCTACACTTTCGAATGCCGTATGGCGCAGAGCTGGCGCAGCGGGCCGGTGTTCCTGGGAGGCGACGCCGCGCATACCATGCCGCCCTATCTCGGGCAGGGCGCTTGCTCTGGTATCAGGGACGCCGCGAATTTCGCCTGGAAGCTTGATCTCGTGCTCCGAAACGTCGCTTCACCGGAAGTCCTTGAGAGCTACGAGCCCGAGCGCCGTCCACATGTCGCCCACATCATGCGCACGGCGGTGATGTTGGGGAAAATCGCCAATGCACATAGCCGCACGGTCGCGTTCTTCCGTGATCTTGCTTTCCGGTTCAATCTGTTCCCGCCGTTTCCGTCCCTTTCCGCCGGCATCATCCAGGACGACCGTCGCGGCGCCTGGGGCAAGGCCGTAGGCTCGGCACTGCCGCAGGGGCGTGTCAGGATCGGCGGTCGCATTGCAAGGCTCGACGACCAGGTCGGCTACAGTTTCGCACTCATTGCTGAACGCAATCCAGCGGCTATTCTTGGCCCATCGCGGATGGGCTTCCTTAGGAGTCTCGGCTGTCGCGCATTTACGCTCGCCGACGATGCCGGCGCCGGCGTTGAACGTATGCTCGATATCGATGGAACCTATTCGTCTTGTCTCGCTGGAAAGAACGCTGCCGCGATGGTCACCCGTCCGGACACCAATCTGTTTGGCTTTGCCGCCGGGCTGAAGGACGTCGCCGACCTTGTAGAAAATCTCCAGCAGAAGCTGTCGTGGCACGCGACGGCCTTGGCAGCGTGA
- a CDS encoding lytic polysaccharide monooxygenase, giving the protein MKYVFQRWSSGLFGGAASLFAAASAHAQGRLTEPASRVVLCAEHRNMDCPIDLWRANAMEGGKFFPATKGGLLDPIAPTDVQNAAPPADGHIAGSGVRGDVPLLDEQTPTRWEKIRLHSGAKQKFKWEYDAPHLTRRWNYFITRADWNPSSPLTRAQFEVKPFCTIQNGGQPFWDPNANLMPTAPTVHMCELPRRTGYQVILAVWELANSPMAFYQIVDATFEERRSSSTSGSD; this is encoded by the coding sequence ATGAAGTATGTATTTCAGCGCTGGTCCAGTGGACTCTTCGGCGGCGCGGCATCATTGTTCGCCGCTGCTAGCGCGCACGCGCAAGGCCGCCTTACTGAACCTGCCTCACGCGTCGTGCTCTGTGCCGAGCACAGGAATATGGACTGTCCAATCGATTTGTGGAGGGCAAACGCGATGGAGGGCGGCAAATTCTTTCCCGCCACCAAGGGGGGTCTGCTAGACCCGATCGCACCGACCGATGTGCAGAACGCGGCGCCGCCAGCGGACGGGCACATTGCCGGCAGCGGCGTGCGCGGCGATGTGCCCTTGCTAGATGAGCAGACGCCGACGCGCTGGGAGAAGATTCGCTTACACTCCGGCGCGAAGCAGAAGTTCAAGTGGGAATATGATGCGCCTCACCTGACACGACGTTGGAACTACTTCATCACGCGGGCGGACTGGAATCCGTCCTCGCCGCTCACGCGCGCGCAGTTCGAAGTGAAGCCATTTTGCACAATCCAGAATGGCGGCCAGCCGTTTTGGGATCCGAATGCCAACCTGATGCCAACGGCGCCCACTGTGCACATGTGCGAGCTGCCAAGGCGCACCGGCTACCAAGTGATTTTGGCTGTTTGGGAACTCGCCAACAGCCCGATGGCGTTCTATCAGATCGTCGACGCGACCTTCGAGGAACGGAGATCGTCGAGCACCAGTGGTTCCGATTGA
- a CDS encoding LysR family transcriptional regulator, translating to MRFKGLDLNLLVAFDALMTERSLTAAARSIHLSQPAMSAAVARLRAYFRDDLFTMHGHKLVPTPLAEALAAPTREALLHIRLSMTERDTFDPAKSDRRFRVILSDFMALLFFRTVIARVAREAPNITFELVPFDDQPDEPLHRGEVDFLIFPEMYMSNAHPKAKLFDETLVCVGCYTNKQLSRKLTFDRYMSMGHVAAQFGRTGKPSIEAWLLLEHGHKRRVEVAVPSFSLIPPLLLGTERIATMHSRLARHFATTMRLRIVDLPIPLPAFTEAVQWPALHNDDQASIWMREIMLQEASRMAQDHKTSHS from the coding sequence ATGCGCTTCAAAGGTCTCGACCTGAACCTCCTCGTCGCATTCGACGCGCTGATGACCGAGCGCAGCCTAACTGCGGCGGCGCGCAGCATCCATTTGAGCCAGCCGGCCATGAGCGCGGCGGTCGCAAGATTGCGTGCCTATTTCCGCGACGATCTCTTCACGATGCACGGCCACAAACTGGTTCCGACGCCGCTTGCCGAAGCGCTGGCTGCGCCGACCCGCGAAGCGCTGCTGCACATTCGGCTTTCCATGACCGAGCGTGACACGTTCGACCCGGCCAAATCGGACCGCCGCTTCCGGGTCATTCTGTCTGATTTCATGGCATTGCTGTTCTTCCGGACGGTGATCGCGCGTGTCGCGCGCGAGGCCCCCAACATCACGTTCGAGCTTGTTCCGTTTGACGACCAACCGGACGAGCCACTTCATCGCGGCGAGGTCGATTTCCTGATCTTTCCGGAAATGTACATGTCAAACGCGCACCCCAAGGCAAAGCTGTTTGACGAGACGCTGGTGTGCGTGGGCTGTTACACGAACAAGCAGCTTTCACGCAAGCTCACCTTCGATCGGTACATGTCGATGGGTCACGTTGCGGCGCAGTTCGGACGAACGGGCAAGCCCTCGATCGAGGCATGGCTCTTGCTCGAGCATGGTCACAAGCGGCGTGTCGAGGTTGCGGTGCCGAGCTTCAGCTTGATCCCGCCCCTGTTGCTGGGCACCGAGCGCATCGCGACGATGCATTCACGGCTGGCGCGACATTTCGCAACGACGATGCGGCTACGGATCGTTGATCTTCCAATCCCGCTACCGGCCTTTACGGAAGCCGTGCAATGGCCGGCTCTTCACAACGATGATCAGGCAAGCATCTGGATGAGGGAGATCATGTTACAGGAGGCGTCCCGCATGGCGCAAGACCACAAGACGTCGCATAGCTGA
- a CDS encoding alpha/beta hydrolase, producing the protein MAISEEKAKEIEALCRAMSVTRMVDYGMTRDKAQLAHRRVREGRPWDLVLEEMARGEERLAEVADDAALARESWHAAAVSLIFAQIAFNADGDRKRELYRRMTQCFARFAALSNYPAMKVEVPYRQGTLFGWHFQPIEERTPASVIVLGGMTGWSTAYRSMAEALCARGIACFLVDGPGQGESRLEGGILADEDVASGLSRFVDLALMRSPGQRIGLWGNSYGGLLAAHTAIRDTRVRACCINGAPARTEVLPFRTAQEQLAAMFGCHDPDLLAERVSALVFDGRVSIACATLVLEGGADALVKPGSQSAFLEGNTDPRSRLKSWPDGDHTLHNHRDERNTLAADWFSAVLRL; encoded by the coding sequence ATGGCCATATCCGAAGAAAAGGCCAAGGAAATCGAGGCCCTGTGCCGCGCGATGTCGGTCACGCGCATGGTCGACTATGGCATGACGCGCGATAAGGCACAGCTCGCACATCGGCGGGTGCGCGAGGGGAGGCCCTGGGACCTCGTGCTTGAAGAGATGGCGCGCGGGGAGGAGCGCCTTGCCGAGGTGGCCGATGACGCAGCACTTGCCCGCGAAAGCTGGCACGCCGCTGCTGTGAGCCTGATCTTTGCTCAAATTGCCTTCAATGCGGATGGCGACCGTAAGCGGGAGCTCTATCGCCGGATGACCCAGTGCTTCGCGCGCTTTGCTGCGCTGTCGAATTACCCGGCGATGAAGGTGGAAGTGCCATACCGGCAGGGGACGCTGTTCGGATGGCACTTTCAACCGATCGAGGAGCGGACCCCTGCGAGCGTGATCGTGTTAGGGGGCATGACTGGCTGGTCCACGGCCTATCGCTCGATGGCGGAAGCGCTGTGCGCGCGAGGGATCGCGTGTTTCCTGGTAGATGGTCCCGGGCAGGGCGAGAGCAGGCTTGAGGGAGGCATCCTCGCCGATGAGGACGTTGCAAGCGGTTTGAGCCGCTTCGTCGATCTTGCTCTGATGCGCTCGCCTGGTCAGAGGATTGGGCTGTGGGGCAACAGCTATGGCGGGTTGCTCGCGGCACACACCGCCATCCGCGACACCCGCGTGCGCGCCTGCTGCATTAATGGTGCTCCGGCGCGCACGGAGGTGCTGCCGTTCCGAACGGCGCAAGAGCAGCTCGCCGCGATGTTCGGCTGCCACGATCCGGATTTGCTTGCCGAGCGCGTTTCCGCGCTTGTCTTCGACGGCCGCGTTTCTATCGCCTGCGCGACGCTGGTGCTGGAGGGCGGCGCCGATGCGCTGGTCAAGCCGGGATCTCAGAGTGCGTTTCTCGAAGGCAACACCGATCCCCGATCGCGCCTCAAGTCCTGGCCAGACGGCGATCACACGCTCCATAACCATCGGGACGAGCGAAACACGCTAGCAGCGGACTGGTTTAGCGCGGT